One genomic segment of Chitinophaga sancti includes these proteins:
- the map gene encoding type I methionyl aminopeptidase — MVHYKTKEEIELMRKSALLVSATLEEVAKKLKPGMTTDDIDKIVEDFIVANGAVPSFKNYKGFPKSCCISVNAEVVHGIPNSYVVQDGDIVSVDVGVLLNGFHGDSAYTFAVGNVKPEVLQLMKATKAALYKGIEKAVAGNRIGDIAHAIQEYTEKERGYGVVRELVGHGLGRHLHEDPQVPNYGKRGSGPIMKEGLVIAIEPMINLGTKDVEYMEDGWTVITRDEKPSVHFEHNVAVMKGKADLLSSFAGIEKAEAENPALTATY, encoded by the coding sequence ATGGTGCATTATAAGACTAAAGAAGAAATCGAATTGATGCGCAAAAGCGCATTATTAGTGAGCGCAACATTGGAAGAGGTAGCTAAGAAGCTGAAACCGGGTATGACTACTGATGATATCGACAAGATCGTTGAAGACTTCATCGTAGCCAACGGCGCCGTACCTTCCTTCAAGAACTATAAAGGGTTCCCTAAGAGCTGCTGTATCTCTGTGAATGCAGAAGTAGTACATGGCATTCCTAACAGCTACGTGGTACAGGATGGCGACATCGTGAGCGTAGACGTAGGGGTATTGCTGAACGGCTTCCATGGGGATAGTGCCTACACCTTTGCGGTAGGTAATGTAAAACCGGAAGTACTACAGTTAATGAAGGCGACCAAGGCTGCTTTGTATAAAGGTATAGAGAAAGCTGTGGCAGGTAACCGGATTGGTGACATCGCCCACGCTATTCAGGAATATACCGAGAAAGAGAGGGGTTATGGCGTGGTACGTGAGCTGGTAGGTCATGGTCTGGGTCGTCACCTGCACGAAGATCCTCAGGTGCCTAATTACGGTAAGAGAGGCAGTGGTCCTATCATGAAAGAAGGACTGGTGATTGCGATCGAACCGATGATCAACCTGGGCACAAAAGACGTGGAGTATATGGAAGATGGGTGGACAGTGATCACCCGCGACGAAAAACCTTCCGTTCACTTTGAGCACAATGTGGCAGTAATGAAAGGGAAAGCAGAC
- the secY gene encoding preprotein translocase subunit SecY: MKKFIETIKNIWSIEDLRSRILTTLLLVLIYRVGSYIVLPGIDANLLHQFSEKSNQGILGLFNMFAGGSFSRASIFALGIMPFISASIAIQLLTIAVPYFQKLQKEGESGRKKINQFTRILTVVVTGFQASAYVAFLRGQSSGAIIAEYGTFFFWLTTTIVLTAGTLFVMWLGEKITDKGIGNGTSIIIMVGILARLPQALIQEFTSRTAEAGGGLLVFLIELAVFIFITIGLILLVQGTRKVPVNYAKRIVGNKQYGGVRQFIPLKVNAAGVMPIIFAQAIMFIPATVIGFATSDSASGFIRIFSDHTNGWYNVIYAVLVIVFTYFYTALIFNPTQMAEEMKRNNGFIPGVKPGTATADYIGAVMDRITLPGAFFLAMVGILPGVAAAVHINSNFATFFGGTSLLIMVGVILDTLQQIESQLLMRHYDGLMSTGRIKGRTAPANV, translated from the coding sequence GTGAAGAAATTTATCGAAACGATTAAGAATATCTGGAGCATCGAGGATCTGCGTAGCAGAATCCTGACAACCCTGCTTCTTGTCCTCATTTATCGTGTAGGATCCTATATCGTGTTACCCGGTATCGATGCCAACCTGTTGCATCAGTTCTCAGAGAAATCCAATCAGGGTATCCTCGGACTGTTTAATATGTTTGCCGGAGGTTCTTTCTCAAGAGCGTCCATCTTTGCGCTGGGGATCATGCCTTTTATCTCTGCCTCTATCGCCATACAACTGTTGACCATAGCTGTACCTTATTTCCAGAAACTCCAGAAAGAAGGAGAGAGTGGCAGAAAGAAAATCAATCAGTTCACCCGTATCCTTACGGTAGTGGTGACCGGTTTTCAGGCGAGTGCGTATGTTGCCTTTCTGAGAGGCCAATCCAGCGGAGCTATTATCGCTGAATATGGTACCTTCTTCTTCTGGCTCACTACCACAATCGTACTGACTGCAGGTACCCTCTTTGTAATGTGGCTGGGTGAAAAAATCACTGATAAAGGTATCGGTAACGGTACATCCATCATCATCATGGTGGGTATCCTTGCCCGCCTTCCTCAGGCGCTGATTCAGGAATTTACCTCCAGAACTGCGGAAGCCGGCGGCGGATTGCTGGTCTTCCTGATAGAACTGGCAGTATTCATATTCATTACTATCGGTCTGATCCTGCTGGTACAAGGTACCCGCAAGGTACCGGTGAACTATGCTAAACGTATAGTGGGTAACAAACAATATGGTGGTGTACGCCAGTTCATTCCTCTCAAGGTGAATGCAGCAGGTGTAATGCCAATCATCTTTGCCCAGGCTATCATGTTTATCCCGGCTACCGTTATTGGTTTTGCTACCAGTGACAGTGCTTCCGGATTCATCCGTATCTTCAGTGACCATACCAATGGTTGGTATAATGTGATCTATGCAGTATTGGTAATTGTATTCACGTACTTCTACACTGCATTGATCTTCAATCCAACCCAGATGGCCGAAGAAATGAAACGTAACAATGGTTTCATCCCAGGTGTTAAACCTGGTACTGCAACTGCAGATTATATTGGTGCAGTTATGGACCGCATCACCCTTCCAGGTGCATTCTTCCTGGCAATGGTGGGTATCCTGCCGGGTGTAGCTGCTGCCGTGCATATCAATAGTAACTTCGCAACCTTCTTCGGTGGTACTTCACTGCTGATCATGGTGGGTGTTATTCTGGATACGCTGCAGCAGATCGAAAGCCAGCTCCTGATGCGCCATTACGATGGCCTGATGAGCACTGGCCGTATCAAAGGCAGAACTGCTCCGGCAAATGTTTAA